In Gouania willdenowi chromosome 17, fGouWil2.1, whole genome shotgun sequence, one DNA window encodes the following:
- the neurod6b gene encoding neurogenic differentiation factor 6-B, translating to MLTLPFDEPHVMCEPRFGANFPREILPDGLQERQDMREVEDGASDRDEDDREEDHEDDDDGLHKKRGPRKKKNGKEHYDRAKLRRHEANARERSRMHGLNAALESLRKVVPCYSKTQKLSKIETLRLAKNYIWALSETLSAGKRPDLLAFVQTLCKGLSQPTTNLVAGCLQLNARNFLTDHNGDVMFSGRAPYDAMYPYPGSDLSTPPVHGGGSLDSGAKPFRPYGYSGASYDPYYEGQSPESPHFEGQLSPNFNGIFSLKHDDPPDYGKGSHYGVRYCGAPGRTALTHGSMYRVSPEARFPYDLHVRSQSYQTQGEVNGSFHN from the coding sequence ATGCTGACTCTGCCCTTCGATGAGCCGCATGTGATGTGTGAACCGCGCTTCGGTGCCAACTTTCCCCGTGAGATCTTACCTGACGGTCTGCAGGAGCGGCAGGACATGAGGGAGGTGGAGGACGGCGCGTCCGACCGGGACGAGGATGACCGGGAGGAGGACCACGAGGACGACGACGATGGGCTGCACAAAAAGCGAGGCCCGCGGAAAAAGAAGAACGGGAAGGAGCACTACGACCGGGCCAAACTCCGGCGGCACGAGGCCAACGCCCGGGAGCGCAGCCGCATGCACGGCCTGAACGCAGCGCTGGAGAGTCTGCGCAAAGTTGTGCCATGTTACTCCAAAACTCAGAAACTGTCCAAGATCGAAACCCTCCGCCTGGCTAAGAACTACATCTGGGCTCTGTCCGAGACTCTGAGCGCCGGGAAGAGGCCGGACCTGCTCGCCTTTGTGCAGACTTTGTGTAAAGGATTATCTCAGCCCACCACCAACCTGGTGGCCGGGTGTTTGCAGCTCAACGCCCGGAACTTCCTCACAGATCACAACGGAGATGTCATGTTCTCCGGCAGGGCTCCCTACGACGCCATGTACCCGTACCCGGGCTCGGACCTGAGCACGCCCCCGGTGCACGGTGGAGGAAGCCTGGACAGCGGTGCCAAACCGTTCCGACCTTACGGCTACAGCGGCGCCTCGTACGACCCTTACTACGAGGGCCAGTCCCCCGAGAGCCCGCACTTCGAAGGTCAGCTGAGCCCGAACTTTAACGGCATCTTCTCCCTAAAGCACGACGATCCACCGGACTACGGCAAAGGAAGCCACTACGGGGTGCGTTACTGCGGCGCGCCGGGACGCACGGCTCTGACGCACGGGTCCATGTACCGTGTATCACCCGAAGCCCGGTTCCCTTACGACCTGCACGTGCGCAGCCAGTCCTACCAGACACAGGGGGAGGTGAACGGCTCTTTCCACAATTAG